The following proteins are co-located in the Apis mellifera strain DH4 linkage group LG11, Amel_HAv3.1, whole genome shotgun sequence genome:
- the LOC552375 gene encoding NPC intracellular cholesterol transporter 1 isoform X5, whose product MYWFYVFFRGHRQTLTDANMSRLNIIFFLLSIWTFINSISAAEDGHCIWYGECYTDRFNMHKKNCPYTGPPKLLDNDGQKLLAKNCPHLMIDSGNGINTCCDTNQLRTMDTNIKLASNFLSRCPSCLDNLVKHFCEFTCSTQQSKFINVTEIQKENEVEYINGINIYITDKYIEGTFNSCSKVSVPSTGQLAMDLMCGIWGASRCTAWKWFHYMGDAANNGYVPFQITYINTDEPIDSFIPVDPKVTPCNKALNKNTPACSCVDCEASCPVPPPVPPLPRPSTIFGYDSYAVIMLITFICGSTLFILSIVCFSNRKQIGVISADDLPSGFDDEEQSTFIERLGAGTDKLLAEFFCRWGTACASRPWFVLFLGFLFIIGLGHGIKYIHVTTDPVELWAAPQSRSRVEKEYFDQHFEPFYRTEQIIITSVGLPNIIHNTSNGQITFGPVFNDTFLKTVYKLQEEIKQITTPNNYTLANICFAPLTSPFTGPLTASQCVIQSIWGYWQDSIETFDFSTTDDDNFTVNYLDHFIVCSQNAYNPECLAPYGGPIEPAVAVGGFLSPGQDLHNPSYEKATAVILTILVNNYHNKSKLHPAMEWEKSYIEFMKNWTTTKKPEFMDIAFTSERSIEDELNRESQSDVLTILVSYIIMFAYIAISLGQIKNCSRLLIDSKITLGLGGVLLVLASVVCSVGLFGFIGIPATLIIIEVIPFLVLAVGVDNIFILVQTHQRESRRPNESIPEHIGRILGQVGPSMLLTSVSESCCFFLGGLSDMPAVKAFALYAGMALLVDFVLQVTCFVSLLALDTIRQANNKLDVCCFVHGSKKDNGEEVVNGILYKLFKIVYVPLLLKKWVRAFVMIVFFGWICSSIAVVPHIEIGLDQELSMPEDSFVLKYFKFLNSYFSIGPPMYFVVKEGLNYSDKRAQNLVCGGQYCNSDSVSTQIFIASKQSNRTYIAKPASSWLDDYIDWSQLSTCCKYFMSNNSFCPHTGSLKYCSSCNITRNEIGRPIPTDFDRYVSFFLQDNPDDTCAKAGHAAYGHGVNYVTDPTTGLSKVGASYFMAYHTILKTSADYYESMRAARAVSANITNMINDYLKSIDDNSTVEVFPYSIFYVFYEQYLTMWPDTLYSIGISLIAIFAVTFFLMGLDIFSSVVVVITITMIVVNIGGLMYWWHITLNAVSLVNLVMAVGIAVEFCSHLVHSFSVSVKTTRVERVADALTNMGSSIFSGITLTKFGGIIVLGFAKSQIFKVFYFRMYLGIVLFGAAHGLIFLPVLLSYIGVMSRRRRRRINEYASRARNKYKSQVCGPDSPLLQNDNNQYPTTSYASVNSIDSTHYQITF is encoded by the exons ATGTATTGGTTTTATGTGTTTTTCCGAGGTCACCGTCAAACTTTGACAGACGCTAATATGTCACGTCTAaacataatattctttttgctGAGTATCTGGACTTTCATTAATTCA ATATCTGCTGCAGAAGATGGTCATTGCATTTGGTATGGAGAATGTTACACAGATAGGTTCAAcatgcataaaaaaaattgcccaTATACTGGACCACCCAAATTATTGGATAATGATggacaaaaattattagctAAAAATTGTCCTCATTTAATGATTGATTCTGGAAATGGAATTAACACTTGTTGTGATACAAATCAATTACGAACAAtggatacaaatattaaactggcatctaattttttatccaGATGTCCTAGTTGTTTGGATAATTTAGTAAAACATTTTTGTGAATTTACTTGTAGCACACAACaaagcaaatttattaatgttactgaaatacagaaagaaaatg aagtaGAATATAtcaatggaataaatatttatataacggataaatatattgaaggcACATTTAATTCTTGTAGTAAAGTATCAGTACCTAGTACTGGACAATTAGCAATGGATTTAATGTGTGGAATATGGGGAGCTAGTAGATGTACTGCATGGAAATGGTTTCATTATATGGGCGATGCAGCAAATAATGGATATGTACCAtttcaaattacatatataaatactgaTGAACCAATAGATTCATTTATTCCTGTAGATCCTAAAGTCACACCTTGTAACAAGGCATTAAAT aaaaatactcCAGCGTGCAGTTGTGTAGACTGTGAAGCCAGTTGTCCAGTGCCTCCACCAGTTCCTCCTTTACCAAGACCCTCTACTATTTTTGGTTATGATAGTTATGCTGTGATAATGCTCATTACTTTTATCTGTGGTTCAACTCTCTTCATCTTGTCAATAGTGTGCTTCAGTAATAGGAAACAAATTG gTGTGATATCTGCAGATGATTTGCCGAGTGGTTTCGATGATGAAGAAcaatcaacttttatcgaGAGATTAGGCGCAGGCACAGATAAATTATTAGCGGAATTTTTTTGTCGATGGGGTACAG cttGCGCGTCACGGCCATGGTTTGTCCTTTTTCTtggttttctatttattattggtttgggacatggaataaaatatatacatgtcaCCACTGATCCAGTTGAATTATGGGCTGCTCCACAATCTCGGTCACgagttgaaaaagaatattttgatcaaCATTTTGAACCATTTTATAGAACTgagcaaattattataacatcgGTTGGTTTGCCGAAT attatacataatacatcTAATGGTCAAATTACATTTGGTCCAGTATTTAATGATACTTTCCTCAAAactgtttataaattacaagaagaaataaaacaaataacaaCTCcgaataattatactttagCAAACATATGTTTTGCTCCACTAACCAGTCCATTTACTGGACCACTAACAGCATCACAATGTGTTATTCAAAGCATTTGGGGATATTGGCAAGATAGTATAGaaacttttgatttttctaccacagatgatgataattttactgtaaattatttagatcATTTCATCGTTTGCTCGCA aaacgcATATAATCCTGAATGTCTTGCACCTTATGGCGGTCCTATAGAACCAGCAGTTGCAGTTGGTGGATTTTTATCACCAGGTCAAGATCTTCATAATCCTTCATATGAAAAAGCCACAGCAGTAATTTTGACCATACTAgtgaataattatcataataaatctaaattacaTCCGGCAATGGAATGGGAAAAAag ttatattgaatttatgaaaaattggacAACGACGAAAAAACCAGAATTTATGGATATTGCCTTTACTTCAGAACGATCGATAGAAGATGAATTAAATCGTGAATCTCAATCAGATGTTTTAACTATTCTTGTATCATACATTATTATGTTTGCATATATTGCGATTTCTCTTGGTCAAATTAAAAACTGCAGTCGACTTTtg atCGATTCTAAAATTACTCTCGGTCTTGGTGGTGTACTTCTAGTATTGGCTTCTGTTGTATGTTCTGTTGGTTTGTTTGGTTTCATTGGCATTCCTGCAacacttattattattgaagtcATACCATTTCTTGTCCTTGCTGTTGGAGtggacaatatttttattctagttCAAACACATCAAAGAGAAAGTCGTCGTCCCAATGAATCAATACCTGAACATATTGGTCGTATTCTCGGTCAAGTGGGACCAAGCATGTTACTTACCAGTGTATCGGAAAGTTGTTGTTTCTTCCttg gCGGATTATCTGACATGCCTGCTGTTAAAGCTTTTGCTCTGTATGCCGGTATGGCATTATTAGTAGACTTTGTGCTGCAAGTAACATGTTTTGTTAGCTTATTAGCATTAGATACTATTCGTCAAGCa aataataaacttGATGTATGCTGTTTTGTACATGGTTCAAAAAAAGACAATGGGGAAGAAGTAGTAAATGGTATTTTATacaaacttttcaaaattgtgTATGTcccattattattgaaaaaatgggTACGAGCATTCGTTATGATAGTATTCTTTGGTTGGATTTGCTCGAGTATTGCCGTTGTCCCACATATCGAAATTGGTCTAGACCAAGAACTTTCTATGCCCGAAGATAGctttgttttgaaatatttcaaa tttttaaatagttatttttctATTGGACCACCAATGTATTTTGTTGTAAAAGAAGGTTTGAATTATTCCGATAAAAGAGCACAAAATCTTGTATGTGGTGGTCAATATTGTAACAGTGATTCGGTATCTACCCAAATATTTATAGCATCAAAACAATCAAATAG aacatATATAGCAAAACCTGCATCGTCGTGGTTAGATGATTACATCGATTGGTCTCAGTTATCAACttgttgtaaatattttatgtcaaataattctttctgtCCACATACAG gATCTCTCAAATATTGTTCTTCATGTAATATTACCAGAAATGAAATTGGTCGGCCTATACCAACAGATTTTGACCGTTATGtatcatttttcttacaaGACAATCCTGATGATACATGTGCTAAAGCAGGTCACGCTGCTTATGGTCATGGTGTTAATTATGTTACCGATCCTACGACAGGCCTATCGAAAGTCGGAGCGTCTTATTTTATGGCTTATCatactatattaaaaacatctgCCGATTATTATGAATCGATGAGAGCTGCTAGAGCTGTATCGGCAAATATTACAAAcatgattaatgattatttaaaaagtatcgaTGATAATTCAACGGTTGAAGTGTTTCCATATAGTATATTCTATGTTTTTTATGAGCAGTACTTAACAATGTGGCCTGATACGTTATACAGCATAGGAATATCTTTAATTGCTATTTTCGCGgtaactttctttttaatgggtttagatatattttcctCTGTTGTTGTTGTAATAACTATTACTATGATTGTCGTTAATATCGGTGGTTTAATGTATTGGTGGCATATAACATTAAATGCAGTGTCTCTTGTTAATCTCGTTATG gctGTTGGAATTGCTGTAGAATTTTGTAGTCATTTAGTACATTCTTTCTCAGTATCGGTAAAAACAACAAGAGTTGAAAGAGTTGCTGATGCATTAACGAATATGGGAAGTTCAATCTTTAGCGGTATAACTCTTACCAAATTTGGTGGAATTATAGTACTCGGTTTTGCTAAAAGTCAAATTTTTAag GTATTTTACTTCAGAATGTATCTGGGTATTGTGCTATTTGGAGCTGCACATgggttaatatttttaccagtattattaagttatattg GCGTGATGTCGCGCCGAAGGCGTAGAAGAATCAATGAATATGCCAGCAGGGCCAGAAACAAATATAAGAGTCAAGTATGTGGACCTGACTCTCCTTTACTCCAAAACGACAACAATCAGTACCCAACCACTTCCTACGCCAGTGTGAACTCCATAGACTCGACACATTATCAAATAACTTTTTAG
- the LOC552375 gene encoding NPC intracellular cholesterol transporter 1 isoform X2 yields the protein MYWFYVFFRGHRQTLTDANMSRLNIIFFLLSIWTFINSISAAEDGHCIWYGECYTDRFNMHKKNCPYTGPPKLLDNDGQKLLAKNCPHLMIDSGNGINTCCDTNQLRTMDTNIKLASNFLSRCPSCLDNLVKHFCEFTCSTQQSKFINVTEIQKENEVEYINGINIYITDKYIEGTFNSCSKVSVPSTGQLAMDLMCGIWGASRCTAWKWFHYMGDAANNGYVPFQITYINTDEPIDSFIPVDPKVTPCNKALNKNTPACSCVDCEASCPVPPPVPPLPRPSTIFGYDSYAVIMLITFICGSTLFILSIVCFSNRKQIVARGEEVGRQVGRRLAAGLHHPGDGARIALAADQEDSPLQSKRSNDLPSGFDDEEQSTFIERLGAGTDKLLAEFFCRWGTACASRPWFVLFLGFLFIIGLGHGIKYIHVTTDPVELWAAPQSRSRVEKEYFDQHFEPFYRTEQIIITSVGLPNIIHNTSNGQITFGPVFNDTFLKTVYKLQEEIKQITTPNNYTLANICFAPLTSPFTGPLTASQCVIQSIWGYWQDSIETFDFSTTDDDNFTVNYLDHFIVCSQNAYNPECLAPYGGPIEPAVAVGGFLSPGQDLHNPSYEKATAVILTILVNNYHNKSKLHPAMEWEKSYIEFMKNWTTTKKPEFMDIAFTSERSIEDELNRESQSDVLTILVSYIIMFAYIAISLGQIKNCSRLLIDSKITLGLGGVLLVLASVVCSVGLFGFIGIPATLIIIEVIPFLVLAVGVDNIFILVQTHQRESRRPNESIPEHIGRILGQVGPSMLLTSVSESCCFFLGGLSDMPAVKAFALYAGMALLVDFVLQVTCFVSLLALDTIRQANNKLDVCCFVHGSKKDNGEEVVNGILYKLFKIVYVPLLLKKWVRAFVMIVFFGWICSSIAVVPHIEIGLDQELSMPEDSFVLKYFKFLNSYFSIGPPMYFVVKEGLNYSDKRAQNLVCGGQYCNSDSVSTQIFIASKQSNRTYIAKPASSWLDDYIDWSQLSTCCKYFMSNNSFCPHTGSLKYCSSCNITRNEIGRPIPTDFDRYVSFFLQDNPDDTCAKAGHAAYGHGVNYVTDPTTGLSKVGASYFMAYHTILKTSADYYESMRAARAVSANITNMINDYLKSIDDNSTVEVFPYSIFYVFYEQYLTMWPDTLYSIGISLIAIFAVTFFLMGLDIFSSVVVVITITMIVVNIGGLMYWWHITLNAVSLVNLVMAVGIAVEFCSHLVHSFSVSVKTTRVERVADALTNMGSSIFSGITLTKFGGIIVLGFAKSQIFKVFYFRMYLGIVLFGAAHGLIFLPVLLSYIGVMSRRRRRRINEYASRARNKYKSQVCGPDSPLLQNDNNQYPTTSYASVNSIDSTHYQITF from the exons ATGTATTGGTTTTATGTGTTTTTCCGAGGTCACCGTCAAACTTTGACAGACGCTAATATGTCACGTCTAaacataatattctttttgctGAGTATCTGGACTTTCATTAATTCA ATATCTGCTGCAGAAGATGGTCATTGCATTTGGTATGGAGAATGTTACACAGATAGGTTCAAcatgcataaaaaaaattgcccaTATACTGGACCACCCAAATTATTGGATAATGATggacaaaaattattagctAAAAATTGTCCTCATTTAATGATTGATTCTGGAAATGGAATTAACACTTGTTGTGATACAAATCAATTACGAACAAtggatacaaatattaaactggcatctaattttttatccaGATGTCCTAGTTGTTTGGATAATTTAGTAAAACATTTTTGTGAATTTACTTGTAGCACACAACaaagcaaatttattaatgttactgaaatacagaaagaaaatg aagtaGAATATAtcaatggaataaatatttatataacggataaatatattgaaggcACATTTAATTCTTGTAGTAAAGTATCAGTACCTAGTACTGGACAATTAGCAATGGATTTAATGTGTGGAATATGGGGAGCTAGTAGATGTACTGCATGGAAATGGTTTCATTATATGGGCGATGCAGCAAATAATGGATATGTACCAtttcaaattacatatataaatactgaTGAACCAATAGATTCATTTATTCCTGTAGATCCTAAAGTCACACCTTGTAACAAGGCATTAAAT aaaaatactcCAGCGTGCAGTTGTGTAGACTGTGAAGCCAGTTGTCCAGTGCCTCCACCAGTTCCTCCTTTACCAAGACCCTCTACTATTTTTGGTTATGATAGTTATGCTGTGATAATGCTCATTACTTTTATCTGTGGTTCAACTCTCTTCATCTTGTCAATAGTGTGCTTCAGTAATAGGAAACAAATTG TTGCACGAGGTGAGGAAGTAGGAAGGCAGGTGGGTAGACGCCTAGCCGCAGGGTTACATCACCCAGGAGATGGTGCGCGTATTGCTCTCGCCGCTGACCAAGAAGACAGCCCACTTCAATCTAAGCGTTCCA ATGATTTGCCGAGTGGTTTCGATGATGAAGAAcaatcaacttttatcgaGAGATTAGGCGCAGGCACAGATAAATTATTAGCGGAATTTTTTTGTCGATGGGGTACAG cttGCGCGTCACGGCCATGGTTTGTCCTTTTTCTtggttttctatttattattggtttgggacatggaataaaatatatacatgtcaCCACTGATCCAGTTGAATTATGGGCTGCTCCACAATCTCGGTCACgagttgaaaaagaatattttgatcaaCATTTTGAACCATTTTATAGAACTgagcaaattattataacatcgGTTGGTTTGCCGAAT attatacataatacatcTAATGGTCAAATTACATTTGGTCCAGTATTTAATGATACTTTCCTCAAAactgtttataaattacaagaagaaataaaacaaataacaaCTCcgaataattatactttagCAAACATATGTTTTGCTCCACTAACCAGTCCATTTACTGGACCACTAACAGCATCACAATGTGTTATTCAAAGCATTTGGGGATATTGGCAAGATAGTATAGaaacttttgatttttctaccacagatgatgataattttactgtaaattatttagatcATTTCATCGTTTGCTCGCA aaacgcATATAATCCTGAATGTCTTGCACCTTATGGCGGTCCTATAGAACCAGCAGTTGCAGTTGGTGGATTTTTATCACCAGGTCAAGATCTTCATAATCCTTCATATGAAAAAGCCACAGCAGTAATTTTGACCATACTAgtgaataattatcataataaatctaaattacaTCCGGCAATGGAATGGGAAAAAag ttatattgaatttatgaaaaattggacAACGACGAAAAAACCAGAATTTATGGATATTGCCTTTACTTCAGAACGATCGATAGAAGATGAATTAAATCGTGAATCTCAATCAGATGTTTTAACTATTCTTGTATCATACATTATTATGTTTGCATATATTGCGATTTCTCTTGGTCAAATTAAAAACTGCAGTCGACTTTtg atCGATTCTAAAATTACTCTCGGTCTTGGTGGTGTACTTCTAGTATTGGCTTCTGTTGTATGTTCTGTTGGTTTGTTTGGTTTCATTGGCATTCCTGCAacacttattattattgaagtcATACCATTTCTTGTCCTTGCTGTTGGAGtggacaatatttttattctagttCAAACACATCAAAGAGAAAGTCGTCGTCCCAATGAATCAATACCTGAACATATTGGTCGTATTCTCGGTCAAGTGGGACCAAGCATGTTACTTACCAGTGTATCGGAAAGTTGTTGTTTCTTCCttg gCGGATTATCTGACATGCCTGCTGTTAAAGCTTTTGCTCTGTATGCCGGTATGGCATTATTAGTAGACTTTGTGCTGCAAGTAACATGTTTTGTTAGCTTATTAGCATTAGATACTATTCGTCAAGCa aataataaacttGATGTATGCTGTTTTGTACATGGTTCAAAAAAAGACAATGGGGAAGAAGTAGTAAATGGTATTTTATacaaacttttcaaaattgtgTATGTcccattattattgaaaaaatgggTACGAGCATTCGTTATGATAGTATTCTTTGGTTGGATTTGCTCGAGTATTGCCGTTGTCCCACATATCGAAATTGGTCTAGACCAAGAACTTTCTATGCCCGAAGATAGctttgttttgaaatatttcaaa tttttaaatagttatttttctATTGGACCACCAATGTATTTTGTTGTAAAAGAAGGTTTGAATTATTCCGATAAAAGAGCACAAAATCTTGTATGTGGTGGTCAATATTGTAACAGTGATTCGGTATCTACCCAAATATTTATAGCATCAAAACAATCAAATAG aacatATATAGCAAAACCTGCATCGTCGTGGTTAGATGATTACATCGATTGGTCTCAGTTATCAACttgttgtaaatattttatgtcaaataattctttctgtCCACATACAG gATCTCTCAAATATTGTTCTTCATGTAATATTACCAGAAATGAAATTGGTCGGCCTATACCAACAGATTTTGACCGTTATGtatcatttttcttacaaGACAATCCTGATGATACATGTGCTAAAGCAGGTCACGCTGCTTATGGTCATGGTGTTAATTATGTTACCGATCCTACGACAGGCCTATCGAAAGTCGGAGCGTCTTATTTTATGGCTTATCatactatattaaaaacatctgCCGATTATTATGAATCGATGAGAGCTGCTAGAGCTGTATCGGCAAATATTACAAAcatgattaatgattatttaaaaagtatcgaTGATAATTCAACGGTTGAAGTGTTTCCATATAGTATATTCTATGTTTTTTATGAGCAGTACTTAACAATGTGGCCTGATACGTTATACAGCATAGGAATATCTTTAATTGCTATTTTCGCGgtaactttctttttaatgggtttagatatattttcctCTGTTGTTGTTGTAATAACTATTACTATGATTGTCGTTAATATCGGTGGTTTAATGTATTGGTGGCATATAACATTAAATGCAGTGTCTCTTGTTAATCTCGTTATG gctGTTGGAATTGCTGTAGAATTTTGTAGTCATTTAGTACATTCTTTCTCAGTATCGGTAAAAACAACAAGAGTTGAAAGAGTTGCTGATGCATTAACGAATATGGGAAGTTCAATCTTTAGCGGTATAACTCTTACCAAATTTGGTGGAATTATAGTACTCGGTTTTGCTAAAAGTCAAATTTTTAag GTATTTTACTTCAGAATGTATCTGGGTATTGTGCTATTTGGAGCTGCACATgggttaatatttttaccagtattattaagttatattg GCGTGATGTCGCGCCGAAGGCGTAGAAGAATCAATGAATATGCCAGCAGGGCCAGAAACAAATATAAGAGTCAAGTATGTGGACCTGACTCTCCTTTACTCCAAAACGACAACAATCAGTACCCAACCACTTCCTACGCCAGTGTGAACTCCATAGACTCGACACATTATCAAATAACTTTTTAG